The DNA window TTTTGGTGGCTATATGATCTTCAAAAACATATAAACCGGTATAATCTTCCAAATTTTCCATTTTAAAACTCCATCAATTCTTATTAATTTTTTAAGGAAATTAATAATCTAAATTTAACTATATCTTATTGGTCCTTTGAAACAAGAGATATCGTGATCAAACGATCCCTAATAAATATTAAAATATCGCACAATTTAATGATATTTTGAGGGTTAGATATCAAATTTGAAACCAACATTCTAATTTAATCCTGGTAAGATTTAAATGGACCACTCCACACATGATGTGGATAGATGTCAACCTGTGCATCCATTCAATTCAGGGCATGTTGAATTCAATAGTAATCTTTAATGTTCTTTTTATACTTGTCACGCTTCTTTTTCTTCTTTTTACCAGAATTTTTACCGGATTTGGCATCCTTATCACCAAATTTATCTGGTTTTTTTGATCTTTTAGGGAATGGGTTGTCCTTCGTAATTTCTTCAACCCTCTTCTCATAGTTCTTAACTATTTCAGGATCGTAATCCCCAGAATAAACATCTTTACGAACTGCAAGTGAAATTTTTAAGGCTAGTGTCCTGGCTATTTTTCCCCTAAGCCACCATTTGGCACCCCTGACAGAGGGATGTTGGAAGATGAGTCCATGTTTTGGAGGACGTTCACCTGTCTTTAAATGCCTGAAAAGGGCTTTTTCAGCTCCAAGAACTTGAACAGTTCCAGATGGCATTTTAGAAAGTTTTTCAACACCGCCAACATGTGCTATCAATTTAGCACCCAGTGATGCACCTGCAAGTTCCCTTAGATTGGGGGCAATTTCCCCCATTCTCTCATCAACGTAGGTGTTAAGGGATTTTTTAGTGGTTTGTAGAGAGTGAATGGACGATGCAAATTCCATCACCATCTTAAGATCAGGTTCAGATATGGTTGCACCCACACTTTCTGAAACAAATTTAGGATTAATATCTTCGCTCAATGTTCCAGAGTTAATTATGGTTTCCCTATCACCAAACTCAGAAACTAATTCAGCGTATCTTTCATGATTTTTGATACCATCCATTTCAGGGAAGTGAATGGCGTACCATTCCCTCAGCCTTTCAACCAGTTTGCTTATGGTTTCATCAAGCTCTTCTATTGAATTAATTGCCTGTATCAAGAACATATCCTCAGATTCGGATGCTTTTCTGATTTTGTTGTTGGTGAGATCGATAGAAACCTGCTGTAGTATGGATCTTAGATCTGAATCTTCATCAAGAAATCCAACTGTCAGCAATGTTTCTTCCATGTTTGATCGGAAAAATTCCCCTCCTAAATGGGGTGTTTCAAATTCAAATTTATTACTCTCCTTCAGATGGGAGTATTTGGAATGAGGGAGGCTGGTTTCTATTACCACAGAATCATAGTTGTCCACCATTCTTTTGAGCAAAAATTCTTCTTCAATGCTAAGGTTTCCAGCATCGATCTTTCCTATCCTTTCTATCAGTTTTTCCCTTGGGAAAAGTTCATAATCTAAGACTACACAATTTTCATCTAGGCATATGAATCCTGCAAAGGAGTAGGTTACATAACACTTCATAGATTTAATGTTTAGTATTTTCAAGATTTAAACTTTGTTCAAGGGGTGACAGTAGTGGAAATAGAATTATGTGGTATTAAAATGAAAAATCCCACGATGTTAGCAGCGGGAATATTAGGAAGCACGGCATCATCTCTTAATTGGGCCGCTAAAAGTGGAGCTGGGGCAGTGGTTACGAAATCATTTGGTTTAAATTCCAACAAAGGCTATTCCAACCCCACAACCGTTGAAGTAACTGGCGGTGTCATAAATGCAATTGGACTGTCAAACCCCGGTGTGGAAAATTTTCAAATGGAGTTGAAAAAACTGGATGGATCTGTTCCTGCCATAGCCTCAATTTACGGAGCAAATCCCGATGAATTTTCAAAAATAGCCACCCACATCCAGGAAGATGTGGATGCTATTGAACTCAATGTCTCATGTCCCCATGCCATGGGTGGATGTGGAGCAGCAATTGGTCAGGATCCCCTGCTCACATCCAGCATAGTCAGTGCAGTAAAGGAATCTGTAAATGTTCCAATTTTAGTTAAACTGACTCCAAACGTCACTGACATTGTTGAAGTTGCTGTAAGTGCACAAGATGCTGGTGCCGATGCCTTAACTCTTATAAATTCATTGGGGCCTGGAATGAAGATAGATATCACAACTGGAAAACCAATTTTGAGTAATAGGTTTGGGGGAATGTCAGGACCTGCAATAAAACCGGTGGCAGTTAGATGTGTTTACGATGTTTTCGATGCAGTGGAAATCCCAGTTGTTGGAGTAGGGGGCATAAGGAACTATGAAGACGTATTGGAATTCATATATGCTGGTGCGACTTGTGTTCAGATAGGTACCTCAATTATGTATGAGGGAATGGAAATTTTTGGGAAGGTAGTTAACGACCTTGAAGTATTCATGGAAAAAATGGGATACACAAAACTGGAAGAAATGGTTGGAATATCCCACAAACAATAAAATAATTAAAAAAAACATAAAAGCTGATAAAAATGCACGTTCCAAAAATTGTAGAAATAAAAAGGGTTGTAAAAGAGTCTCCCACAGTAAAAACTTTTATTTTTGATTGGGAGGTGCATGAAGAAGTTCCAGGAAATTTTATGATGGTCTGGAATTTCAAGGATGAAAAACCAATGTCCATCTCACTAATTGATCCAGTTAACAACGAGATCGGAATATCAATAAGGGGAGTGGGAGAGTTTACCAACCAAGTCCATGATCTGAAAGAGGGAGACCTCCTAGGATTGAGAGGCCCCTATGGTAGGGGTTTCCATATGGCAGGTCCTAAAATATTGGCTGTTGGAGGCGGTGTGGGAATGGCACCAATTGTGGCATTTACAGAAGAAGCTTCCAGAAGGGGATTTTCAGTGGATGTAGTGAGCGCTGCAGGCACAGCGAATGAACTACTATTCGTAGAACGAATCAAAAAAACAGGATCAAAACTGTTAACTTGTACAGATGATGGATCCCATGGGTTCTGTGGATTTGGAACTGAACTTGCAGATATTGCCCTGTCTGAAACAAATTATGATATGGTTGTCGCATGTGGGCCAGAGGTTATGATGAAAAAATTGTACAGCACAGTTTTGGAGCTAGATATTCCTGCCCAATTCTCACTCGAAAGGTACATGAAATGTGGAATGGGACTTTGTGGGCAGTGCTGTGTGGATGATCTAGGTTGGAGAGTTTGTGTTGAAGGTCCTGTTTTTTGGTCAGATGAGCTGAAAATGATATCAGAATTTGGGAAATACAAACGTGATGCATCTGGAGTTAAACACAATATTTAATGGATTACCACATACTTAAACAGGGATATAATATGATAAATGGACTTAAAAACAATATAACATCAGCAATTTTTATTATAATATTGTTAATGGTTGTATCAGCTGTTTTACTTACTCCCATGTTGAGCATGGTTGTTTTGGGAGCTATATTTGCGTATGCTATACGTCCACTCTCACGTAAATTGGAACCTTACACCAAGTTTCAGTCAGTAGCAATCTTTGTAGGTATGATAATAGTCATACTTCCTTTAATTATTATATTACTCATATTTATTAACACAATTATATCTGCAGCACCGTCTTTAATTGTTTTTGTAAAAAATCTGAATTTAAGTAGTTTAAACAGTACAACACTTCAAAATTACCCTTTGATTCAACAGAACTTTCCAGGTTCATCATCCTCCCAGATGATCAATTCAGTTGTAAATTCAATATATGTTGGAATGGGTGATGTTGTAAGGAGTGTAACAGAGTACTTGTTAGGGTTTGTCCAGTCGATACCCACACTTCTTTTACAGCTATTCATATTTTTCGCATCAACCTTTTACTTTGCAAGGGACGGTGACAGAATATGGGAATATCTGAACTACATAATACCCGACGATAGGAAACATTACTTCAAAACACTTTTAAAAGAGATTGATCTGGTATTGAAGAGCATATTCTTTGGACACTTTGTAACAGCAGCTTTGACAGGAATAATATCCGGCATTGGATTTTGGATAATGGGATATCCATACCCTCTATTTCTGGGAACTTTAACTGGATTCTTCCAACTAATGCCAATTATTGGGCACTGGCCAACAATTGTGGCTCTGGCATTGTATGACTTAGTCATAGGAAACTTTTTAAGGGCAGCAGCAGTTATTTCACTCGGAGTTCTCTTGAGTTTGATGGATATGTACGTCAGACCGAAGGTGGCTGGAAAGTATGCAGATATCCATCCTCTCATATTCCTTTTGGGTTTTATCTGCGGACCCCTTGTACTTGGACTCGTAGGATTCATTATTGGACCCCTTGTACTTGGAGTAACCTACGCCGCAGTTGTGGCATACAAAAAGGAAAACCAGGATAAGAACCCCGAAAAATTAATAGACTCCAAAGACGCTGTAAAAAAAGATGGTAGTAACTGAAACTACCTTAAATTTATTTATACTAATTTTATTTCGATGGAATTTGCATTGATGCTGTGTGTGGATCCTGATGAATCAGTGAAACTCACTGAAAAACCACCTATTGAAAATGGATTGGATACTGTTGAATTTGGACCGAAATCTGCTTGAACTTCTTCATCAGTTGGTATGTGTAATGTGTAGCTGTAACTTTTTGTTTCATTGACATTCAATGTTCCTATGGTATTTTCAAAATTTTGAGAACTGATTTTAACATTTTGAACGACAGCACTGCCCTCATTTGAGACAGTGTAATTTATGGTGACATTATCTCCCTTTTTGGCTGTTTCTGGACCTGATTGTTTTGCAACTACCTTAACAGCTCCTGAACTGTTTGATACAGTATTTTGGCTGTTGTTTGCAATTGTGCTGTTGTTGTTAGTCATATTGTTGTTTCCAGTTAAACTAAAAGCAACCACTCCTGCAACCAACAAAACAATTACTACCACTATTAACGCAATTATCTTATTATCCATCATGTTCATCTCCTAGAATAGATACTCAATAGTTAATTTTCAGACTTAATAAATTTTTTGCAACATTTAATATTAAGATGGGCAGATCGACTACAATATAAAAAAAAGCAAATTAAGAATTAGTTTTAAATTTGTCTAACAGATTTGGGGAAATTTTAGCTGAACTTGACTTGTTTGTCATTTCCCAGAATTTCATCGAAATCAAGGCCCTTGTCAAAGGCCAGATCAATATTTACTCTGTAGTTGTTGTTCCTAGTTATGTGCAGATCTTCGAGGCAGATGAATCTCCATTTCTTTCTTAGAAATTTAACTCCAATGTAGGGTTGGGCACCGAATATTTGGGAAAACTCCTTCAAACCGTCTATCTTTTCAGAATCAATATATATTCTCTCCAAGGAAGATGATTTAACTTCAATTGCGAGATATATGCTCCCATTTCCAGCTATAACATCTGGTAATGGTTTTTTGGTTGCACCTCCAGATGCAGGAGCCCGCATGGCTGCACAGTCTGCATCCCAAAGCATTCTGACCAGCTCTCTTTCTTCCCTAGATCCTGTTTTGCTCATGATAATGGTTCCTTACGAACTTACTTTGTACTTTAATTAAAATTAATAGGGGTTGTAACTTTCAATCTTTGTTGCTTGAAACGTCCCATTTTGGTTTTGGTTTTTGATCCATTCCACCCTGGCATCCTTAATTATGATCCGTTTATTTGCAAAAACAATGTCTACTGTTATGTTTGACTGGTTGCGATTAGGATCCATGGTGGTAAATCTTGAAAAGGTACCTGTGTAACGGTAACTATTTTTAACAAACCATTGAATCAGATTAACTCCGTCCATCTTGCCAATCAGCTTACCATCTTGAAACACATCACACCTGTAAGAACCACATGTTCTTTCCATAATTATCATGGAAGCACCATAATCAATATTTTTTCAAACCATTTATAAGTATTTTTCCCAGCAATCTGTTAAAATAAACTGTAAAACAATTTGAAAATTGGCAAATATACAAAAAATTAATTCAAAATTAGTAATAAGAAGGCCGGGGCCGAGATTCGAACCCGAGTCGCGGGATCCACAGTCCCGTAGGATAACCACCTACCCCACCCCGGCACATAATGATTTATATAAATATGGGTTGAGTGCAGGGGCAGGGATTCGAACCCTGGTAGGCCTACGCCAACAGGTCCTAAGCCTGTCCCCTTTGGCCAGCTCGGGCACCCCTGCTTTACCTTGCATTATCCAATCATATATGGGGTAATATATCTGATAAAATGTAAAAATGCTCCGTCCGGGATTCGAACCCGAGTCTTCGGCTCGAAAGGCCGAAATGATTGGCCGGACTACACCAACGGAGCAACTGACTAATTTAATAATTTTCTTGGATTTCACTTAATATAAATGGGCCCAATGGGGTTCGAACCCATGGCCGCCCGGTTATGAGCCGGGCGCTCTACCTGGCTAAGCTATGGGCCCAAAGCGCCGCCGACAGGGCTCGAACCTGTGACCAATCGGTTAACAGCCGAACGCTCTACCTACTGAGCTACGGCGGCAAATGCCAAGTAATCCTACAAACTCCTATCAGGTGTTTGTTATAAATTAAAACATAGCACACCAAGATGTATTCTTAAGGTTGATATTTATCCTATATAAAGGTTTTGGATTTAACAAATATTCTAAACAATTTGTTAGGCTACATTAATTCCATTCTACATTTGCTGTTCTATGATATAAAGCTAATCATTATATGGTGTTGTGGACTACCAATTCCCAGGGGTATGAAATTCAGGCACATGCATTTAATGATCTGAAATATAATAGTTTTTGAAAATTTATGTGTTTTACAGAGTTTCAGAAGTAACTATCACAACGATCTTGGAATCTCTGAGCATTCATCCAAGAATATATATCTGCATGGACCTTAATTTTATACAAAGAAAGATTTCTGAAATTAAAGTTTTGAACTGATTTTATTTAGAAAGGAATAACATGAATCTAATTAACAAAATTGAAACCTACGATGTGCTGGACCTTCTTCAGAAGGCCAACAAGATAAACATTGAAAATCATGGTAATTTGGTAACATTAGAAAGGGCAATTTTTCTTTCATGGTACTGTGAAAAGGGGGATTGTGCTTTCTGTTACATGTCCTCGCAAAAATCTAAAATCAAGGATCCTCAAAAAGCTCGTAGAACTGTGGAATCGGTACTCGCCGAGGCAGAAGTCACACGCAGAATGGGATGGAACATTGAATTTCTTTCAGGGGGTTACGGTCTTTTCAAAACCCCGGAAATTAAAACAATTTCCCAGGAAATATATTCAATCACAGGAAAACCGGTATGGCTTAATTTAGGAATAACCCGTGATATTGAAGGTTTTGGAGATGAAATAGCAGGCATTACAGGTGCAGTTGAAGTGGCCAATCCAGAACTTCACAAAAAGATCTGTCCAAGCAAATCCATAGCAGATATTGTGGACATGCTTGAACTGGCGGGAGATTTAGGCTTTAAAAAGGCTATAACAATCATCTTGGGGTTGGGAGAGAAACCTGAAGATCTGGAATATGTATGGGAATTGATTGAGGATCTCAAAATCCACAGGGTGACATTCTATTCATTGAATCCTCACAAAGACACTGTATATGAGAATTCACCCCAACCCGCTTCACTTTACTATGCAGGGGTTGTTGCAGCCACAAGAATTAAATTCCCTGCTTTAGAGATAGTAACAGGTACATGGATCGATAACCTTGCAAATATCGGTCCACTTTTACTTGCAGGTGCCAATGGCATAACCAAATTTCCATTATTTAAAATGTACGGTACTAGGTATGGTAAGAGAGTTGAAGAAGAGGTTAAATGGGCAGGAAAGGTGCTCCAAGGAACATTTACGGATATTAACAGGTTGGAATGTGAAGATTTTTCCAACGAAACACTAGAACCTCATGTTAACCAGTACATTAGAAGATGTCTTGGGAAAAAGGATCGGTAGCACTGAGCTTCAATCTGTGGCATTAATAATTTTTACAAAAAGTTCTTTAATCATTATTTATTGATACTATGATAAAGATTAAATCCAATGTAAGCCCATTTAGGAACAAAAAAGTAATGGGTATTTTTATTAGGGAACTTGCACCCTTTCAAAAAAAATTTTTTACTTTCATAATTTTAGTGGAGGAATAATCATTAAGATGAAATGCGGACTTGAAATTCATGTTCAGCTTAAAACTGATTCTAAATTATTTTGTAGTTGTCACACTAACTACAAAGATGCTAAGGCCAACACAAACATCTGTCCTGTGTGTTTGAATCAGCCCGGAGCTAAACCATACCCCCCAAACAAAGCAGCTTTGGATGCTGCCATAAAGATAGCTCTGATGTTGGGATGTGACATTTCTCCAGAAGTAACCTACTTCCAACGAAAGCATTACGATTACCCGGATCTTTCATCAGGTTACCAGAGAACTTCCATACCCATTGGAAGTGGAGGGGAACTAAACGGTGTTAGAATTTATGATGTTCACATAGAAGAAGATCCTGGTCAGTACAAACCCGATATGGGAACTGTTGATTTCAACAGATCAGGAATTCCCCTAATTGAGATAGTAACACACCCGGATATGAAATCACCTGAAGAAGCCAGGAAATTTCTGAGGGAACTTATAAGAGTTCTTGATTACAGTGGAAGTGCACGTGGAGAGGGAAGTATGCGTGCGGATGTGAACATTTCCATTGAAGGCGGTAAAAGGGCTGAAATTAAGAATATAAACTCCATCAAAGGGGCTTACAAGGCACTTCAGTTTGAGATGGTAAGGCAGAAAAATCTGTTGAAACGTGGAATAGAGATTAAACAGGAAACTCGTGCTTTTCTTGAATCCCAAATGATCACTGTTCCAATGCGTCTTAAGGAAGAGGCTGAAGATTACAGGTACATTCCTGATCCTGATCTCCCACCTATGCAGGCTGAAGAAGATGCTGTGGAAATCATACGCGAAGCAATGCCAGAACCTGCTCATATAAAAACTGAAAGGTTTGTCAACGAGTACGGCATCAGTAGGGACCATGCAAAGGTAATAACATCTGAATTAGAGCTTGCTGATGCATTTGAAGAAGTTGCAAATTCTGTTGATCCTGAATTTGCTGCACTCTGGATGAGGGATGAACTCAAGAGAGTAATTTACTACAACAAGATGAGCTTCAAAGAGAGTGAAATTACAGCATCACAAATAGTTGATCTACTCAAGATGTTGCAGAATAAGAAGATCACTGCCAAAGCTGGTAAGAGGATCATGGAGAAATTACCAAGAAACTCCCAGATGCCCAGTACCATCGCAGAAGAAATGGGTTTGACAGGTGTTGTTACAGAGGATCAGGTTGTCGATGCAATTAAACAGGTCGTAAAAGAAAACCCTGATGCTGTTTCAGATTACTTTGAAGGAAAGAAAAATGCAATAAATTTCTTGGTGGGGCAGGTTATGCGGCTCACGAGAGGTAAGGCAGATCCTACAGAGACCAACAAATTGTTAGAGGTAGAATTAAACTCAATGTGAACCATTCAATCAAAAGTGACCACTTGATCAGCAAGCCTTAATTTAGAAAACAGATTTTCTAAATTATGAAAATTTAAGGGATCATGATCAAACAGGGTCACAAGAAATTTTGTTTCATAATCATATGCAATGAAATAAATCCCATTAAATTTGTAACAGACAAAAAATCCACTGCCTACAAAATTTTTAGGGATTAAACCAATTTAAATTGAAAACAGAATTTCATCAATAAATTCTAGATAGGAGATTTTTAATGACGAGTTCAGCTCTTGTAAAAGATTACATGACTAAAGAAGTAATTACCGTGAATCCAGAAACTCCTAATGAAGAAGTTATAATGCTCATGAAGGGTACTGGTCACGACGGATTTCCAGTTAAAACAAATGGTGAAGTTATAGGTATGGTAACGGCCTTTGATCTTCTCCTTAAAGAATGGCTCCCTTTGGTTAAAGACATAATGTCCACTGATATAGTGGTGGCTGAAGAGGATATGTCAATAAATGATGCAGCAAGGGTCATGTTTAGAATGGGAATATCTCGACTGCCTGTTATAAATAAAAATTCTAAATTAGTGGGTATTTTAACAAACACAGATATTGTCAGGTCACACATAGAAAGATCAACTCCAATGAAAGTAGATTACTTCAAAAGGACCTTGGAACAACTATATGAAATTGACACCAAAGTTGTTCGTATGAAGGTTCCTATAGATAGGATCAGGCCAACACAGGACAAGATCTACGCAGACGAGCTTCAAGGTAGAACCTATGAAATAAAGAGGGGCCTTGCAGAACCCACAATAATAGCACACACTGGTGATAGATACATCTTGGTGGATGGTCATCACAGAACAGTTGCAGCGTTGAAGCTTGGATGTAAAGATATTGACTCCTACGTGATACAGTTGGACCATGACATACATCTTGGACTAGAAAAAACAGCTGATAAAAATGGTATTTTCTCTTTTAAAGACATTGAAGTCATAGATGATGCTCAACATCCCTTGATTGCAATAACAAGCAGCCTCAGAAAGGAGGCTAGAAAATGAAAAATAAAGATTCCATAATAAGAGAACTTTATCAAGTACTGGAAGAGAGGAGAGATAATCCCATAGATTCATACACCTCCAACATAATGAAGGATTCTGATAAGAAGGCAGAGGATAAAATACTCGAAAAGGTGGGTGAAGAATCTGCAGAACTCATAATCGCATCAAAGAACGATGAAAATTTGGTTTACGAAGCAACGGATCTCATATTTCATGCACTGCTTCTTCTGGTTTACAAGGGAGTTGAAATTGATGACATCTTCGATGAATTTGAAAGGAGAAGGGGTTAACAAAAATTCTCATGTTTGATGTTCTAATTTTGGTTTTCATGGTTAATGGTGAAACAAATGCTTTACAGGGAACTTGGTGTTACTGGTGAGAGATTATCTATCCTAGGTTTGGGATGTATGAGATTACCAGTTAAAAACGGAGATAGTGGACAAGTCGATATGGATCTTGCTGTTCCATTGATAAGAACAGCTATTGATAGTGGAATCAATTATCTGGACACAGGATATCCATATCACAACGGTCAAAGTGAGATTGCAATTTCTAAAGCAGTTAAGGATGGCTACAGGGAAAAGGTATTCATAGCAGATAAATTGCCCATATGGTTAGTTGAGAACAGGCAAGATATGGATAAATACCTTGATGAACAGTTAAAAAGGCTTGGTATTGAGTGTATTGATTTTTATCTTCTTCACACCGTTAAAGAGAGTTACTGGGAAAAAATGATCTCCAACGGTGTACTGGAATTTTTAGATGATGCCAAAGCATCTGGAAAAATAAAGTACACAGGATTTTCATATCATGGTGAACTGGAACTGTTCTTTGATGTTGTTGATTCCTACAACTGGGACATGTGCCAGGTTCAATACAACATTGTTGATCAGAATTATCAAGCAGGAAGGGAAGGCATTCGTTACGCAGCAGCCAATGGCGTAGGAGTAGTTGTAATGGAACCTCTCAGGGGAGGTACTTTGACTAAAAATGTTCCAGAGGAAGTTCAGGAAATATGGGACGAATCTAGGGTGAAAAGGAAGCCAGCTGAGTGGGCACTCAGATTTGTCTGGGATCTCGATGATGTAGATGTTGTGTTGAGTGGAATGAACACCTTGGAAGAACTTAAGCAGAACCTTGAAACTGCTGATCAAGGTTATCCCAACTCTTTAAGTTCTGAGGAAAAGGAGATCATCCGGGAAGTTAAGTCTGTTTACAGCCAGAGAAAACAGTATAACTGTACTCAGTGTGGATATTGTGTTCCATGCCCACAAGGAGTAGATATTCCTGCTAATCTTCTTCAGCTGAACAATGCCTACATGTTTCAAGACGAGGATAATGCTAAAATGAATTATTACATGGGTGTGAAAGAGGAAGAAAGAGCAGTTAACTGCACTGGTTGTGGAGAATGTGAAAAAATCTGCCCACAAATGGTTCCGATCCAAAAAGCACTGATGGATGTGCGCAAAAAATTTGAACAAAATTAATCCAACCAAATTCTTTTTTTTAAATTCTTTCGTATTAAACTGGAAATACACCTGAAAAAAGGGTGATATATAGATTGAAGATTTTAATTTCCATACCATTGGACATTACTAAAATTCATTTAGTTCACTAGTCCAAACTGAACTTCATAAACAATGGAAACTCATTAAACATCTAACCAGATTTAATGAGAAGTGGACATAAAATAAAGTGTCAGTGTACAATTCAATATAATTATAATGCACCGGTGTCTTAATGTCGAGAAGCTAATCTGAAAAAGATTATAAAAAAAAAATATTGAATTAAATGAGGTTATTCTCTGATGGTTTGGACGAACCTGTCCCTGATTTCTTCAGGTTCCATTGGTATCACTGGAACATCAGCATTTCCGGGTTCAACTTTAATATGTACAAAAACAGGGCCTTCAGAACTTAGAGCTTCACTGAAATCAAACTCAGAATTTAGATCGAACGAAAATACATTTTTAAATCCAATTGATCTTGCCACATCTCCCAGTTCAAAGCTTGAAGCATATGTACACTGTGACCCGGTTGATCCATAACATTCATTGTCTAGCACTACCCAAACCAGATTTTTTGGGCTTTGATTGTAAACTGTTACCATGCTACCCATATTCATGAGTACAGATCCATCTCCATCTATCACAACCACCCGTTTAGTTGTAGACATGGCCACTCCAAGACCAATTGAAGATGCAAGACCCATGGATCCCATCATGTAAAACTGATTTGGAGAGTCCTTCAGATGATGCAGTTCTCGGGATGGAAATCCTATGTTACAAACTACCAGTTCATCCGTCAGTTCATATGATAATTTTTCTATGGCATCTATCCTTTTCATAAAACATCACTACCAAAATTTAATATCTAAGAGTATGCCAACTGGGGCTCCGTCAGCTTCTGCCATATTCCAAGCTTCTGGAATAATATTCAAAGCTTCTTCAGGTTTTTTTGGATTGAAATACTTTATTTTTAGGGCATCTAACACCATGGGAGTTGCCTTACCCATGGGAATTTGAGCACCCATAAACTCTCCCTCGGTACCTCTGTGGCTCATTATCATGAGTACTGGAATTTTATAGAGTTCGAACAAAGATGCAAGTGCATTCACTGAATTTCCAAGGCCTGAATTTTGCATTAAAATTCCAGGCTTTTTCCCACCCATGAAGGCACCTGCACAGATTCCAAAACCCTCTTCTTCACGTGTCACAGGAACATGAATTATGGTTGGATCTTCTTCAACCATTCCCATCAACCTTCCTAGATTCACACATGGAAGTGAAACAATGAAATCTATACCTGCTTCTTTAATTGCATCGTAAACTGCTTGACTACTGTCCAAAAAAACACCTTAATTTTTTGTTTAATATTTAGGTTGAATACTAAGTTTTAACACCAAAATGATGTCAATAAATAAAATTTATGATAAATAATAAAAAAAATTATTTAGGATCCGCTTAAAATTTTCTCCAAATCAAAGGATAATTCATCGGATATATCTTTTATCTGACCCATTAAAGTTTCATCAATGGATATTCCATTTTCTTTGCGGTCTTTGATGTTTT is part of the Methanobacterium lacus genome and encodes:
- the gatB gene encoding Asp-tRNA(Asn)/Glu-tRNA(Gln) amidotransferase subunit GatB, translated to MKCGLEIHVQLKTDSKLFCSCHTNYKDAKANTNICPVCLNQPGAKPYPPNKAALDAAIKIALMLGCDISPEVTYFQRKHYDYPDLSSGYQRTSIPIGSGGELNGVRIYDVHIEEDPGQYKPDMGTVDFNRSGIPLIEIVTHPDMKSPEEARKFLRELIRVLDYSGSARGEGSMRADVNISIEGGKRAEIKNINSIKGAYKALQFEMVRQKNLLKRGIEIKQETRAFLESQMITVPMRLKEEAEDYRYIPDPDLPPMQAEEDAVEIIREAMPEPAHIKTERFVNEYGISRDHAKVITSELELADAFEEVANSVDPEFAALWMRDELKRVIYYNKMSFKESEITASQIVDLLKMLQNKKITAKAGKRIMEKLPRNSQMPSTIAEEMGLTGVVTEDQVVDAIKQVVKENPDAVSDYFEGKKNAINFLVGQVMRLTRGKADPTETNKLLEVELNSM
- a CDS encoding CBS domain-containing ParB/RepB/Spo0J family partition protein, encoding MTSSALVKDYMTKEVITVNPETPNEEVIMLMKGTGHDGFPVKTNGEVIGMVTAFDLLLKEWLPLVKDIMSTDIVVAEEDMSINDAARVMFRMGISRLPVINKNSKLVGILTNTDIVRSHIERSTPMKVDYFKRTLEQLYEIDTKVVRMKVPIDRIRPTQDKIYADELQGRTYEIKRGLAEPTIIAHTGDRYILVDGHHRTVAALKLGCKDIDSYVIQLDHDIHLGLEKTADKNGIFSFKDIEVIDDAQHPLIAITSSLRKEARK
- the hisE gene encoding phosphoribosyl-ATP diphosphatase, with the translated sequence MKNKDSIIRELYQVLEERRDNPIDSYTSNIMKDSDKKAEDKILEKVGEESAELIIASKNDENLVYEATDLIFHALLLLVYKGVEIDDIFDEFERRRG
- a CDS encoding aldo/keto reductase, giving the protein MLYRELGVTGERLSILGLGCMRLPVKNGDSGQVDMDLAVPLIRTAIDSGINYLDTGYPYHNGQSEIAISKAVKDGYREKVFIADKLPIWLVENRQDMDKYLDEQLKRLGIECIDFYLLHTVKESYWEKMISNGVLEFLDDAKASGKIKYTGFSYHGELELFFDVVDSYNWDMCQVQYNIVDQNYQAGREGIRYAAANGVGVVVMEPLRGGTLTKNVPEEVQEIWDESRVKRKPAEWALRFVWDLDDVDVVLSGMNTLEELKQNLETADQGYPNSLSSEEKEIIREVKSVYSQRKQYNCTQCGYCVPCPQGVDIPANLLQLNNAYMFQDEDNAKMNYYMGVKEEERAVNCTGCGECEKICPQMVPIQKALMDVRKKFEQN
- the comE gene encoding sulfopyruvate decarboxylase subunit beta; this encodes MKRIDAIEKLSYELTDELVVCNIGFPSRELHHLKDSPNQFYMMGSMGLASSIGLGVAMSTTKRVVVIDGDGSVLMNMGSMVTVYNQSPKNLVWVVLDNECYGSTGSQCTYASSFELGDVARSIGFKNVFSFDLNSEFDFSEALSSEGPVFVHIKVEPGNADVPVIPMEPEEIRDRFVQTIRE
- the comD gene encoding sulfopyruvate decarboxylase subunit alpha, which encodes MDSSQAVYDAIKEAGIDFIVSLPCVNLGRLMGMVEEDPTIIHVPVTREEEGFGICAGAFMGGKKPGILMQNSGLGNSVNALASLFELYKIPVLMIMSHRGTEGEFMGAQIPMGKATPMVLDALKIKYFNPKKPEEALNIIPEAWNMAEADGAPVGILLDIKFW